One Spirochaeta africana DSM 8902 genomic window carries:
- a CDS encoding phosphoenolpyruvate synthase, which yields MLNTPISSGIPAIDTACHSLLVGDNVVWRSTDHELYSTVCLAMLQVGREQRWPLVYFRFANHTAITSAADVQVYHPEPEKGFEHFISMIHRVIASHGTGGVYVFDSLSDLQEMYFSDRMIGCFFELTCPYLRRMETIAYFRLDPSAHSCYATEPIRRTTQVWLDAYTCAGERYLQPLKTWHDPEGNTLPLFHWDADTAREVQNSAIESMVRQSPGWNEMPSTSERQIDVWDTALMRFEDLQRLSQAHSTPLEQIPELQRLWNIAERMLLSTQPRMLGLIHRYITPQDIVGLWKRMIGTGQIGGKAVGMLLSRAILRKQHPHIHATLENHDSFFIGSDVFYTFLVENDCWWDRRELHASPQNESACRIVADRMKTGRFSPQIIQGFRDLLEYFGNAPIIVRSSSLLEDNFGNAFAGKYASFFLTNQESAERRLQKLLDAVREIYAGTVSPEALAYRRERGVLDQDEQMALLVQRVSGRRRKAWFFPDAAGVGLSHNPYTWNDLMQASAGMSRMVVGLGTRAVDRTQDDSARIVAHDHPTLSPDESRQHRLDALDLQTGRLTQIPLRNPDALQLPEILLERDWRRERMARQMGITSSARIGLEQALGSSELPAVLEQIGKVLEQEYGTPVEYEYTAQWSATEPGSGYWQLNIVQCRPFQITTTNGAETTHEVFDQLESDSILIRCPGPIIGHGRHQQIDAIVWIDPESYSSLEESRRYVEAERLGQCIQTLRQQGKRIFLFGPGRWGTSTPSMGVPARFGHIRGITALGELDWMHDTLSPDLSLGTHFFHDLVEEDVLYLALRRSSSSINWNRLNEDGYSWESASQGQHSDSVRWYFPPDDQEMWLAADPAARELAIYLK from the coding sequence ATGCTTAATACACCGATATCGTCCGGAATTCCTGCGATCGACACCGCCTGCCACAGTCTGCTGGTCGGTGACAATGTGGTGTGGCGGAGCACCGACCACGAACTGTACAGCACGGTATGCCTGGCGATGCTGCAGGTCGGTCGCGAGCAGCGCTGGCCGCTGGTGTACTTCCGGTTTGCCAATCATACCGCTATAACATCGGCAGCAGATGTCCAGGTATATCATCCGGAGCCCGAGAAGGGCTTCGAGCACTTCATCTCCATGATCCATCGGGTAATTGCATCACATGGAACCGGGGGTGTGTATGTGTTCGATTCTTTATCGGACTTGCAGGAGATGTATTTCAGTGACCGCATGATCGGCTGTTTCTTCGAGCTTACCTGTCCGTACCTGCGCCGCATGGAGACAATCGCGTACTTCCGACTCGATCCATCTGCTCATTCGTGCTACGCAACCGAGCCTATTCGCCGAACCACCCAGGTCTGGCTTGATGCTTACACCTGTGCTGGAGAACGCTACCTGCAGCCGCTAAAGACCTGGCACGATCCGGAGGGGAACACCCTGCCACTTTTCCACTGGGATGCTGATACCGCCCGGGAGGTGCAGAACAGTGCAATCGAGTCGATGGTGCGCCAGTCGCCAGGCTGGAACGAGATGCCATCAACCAGCGAGCGTCAGATTGATGTATGGGATACTGCACTGATGCGGTTCGAGGATCTGCAGCGATTATCCCAGGCACACAGTACACCACTCGAGCAAATCCCGGAACTGCAGCGCTTGTGGAACATCGCTGAACGAATGCTTTTGAGCACCCAGCCGCGCATGCTGGGATTGATTCACCGCTACATCACCCCTCAGGACATAGTCGGGCTCTGGAAACGGATGATAGGAACCGGTCAGATCGGCGGCAAAGCGGTTGGCATGCTGCTGTCTCGCGCGATTTTGCGGAAGCAGCATCCGCACATCCATGCCACGCTGGAGAATCATGATTCCTTTTTTATTGGTTCGGATGTCTTCTATACCTTCCTGGTAGAGAACGATTGCTGGTGGGATCGACGCGAGCTGCACGCCTCTCCCCAGAATGAATCTGCCTGCCGGATAGTCGCTGACCGGATGAAAACCGGCAGGTTTTCCCCGCAGATCATCCAGGGGTTTCGCGACCTCCTGGAGTATTTCGGTAATGCGCCGATCATTGTGCGCAGCAGCAGCTTGCTCGAGGACAACTTCGGGAATGCATTTGCCGGCAAATATGCCTCCTTCTTCCTGACCAATCAGGAGTCTGCTGAACGCAGGCTGCAGAAGCTGCTGGATGCAGTCCGGGAGATATATGCCGGCACGGTAAGCCCCGAAGCCCTGGCTTACCGTCGTGAACGCGGAGTTCTGGACCAGGATGAGCAGATGGCACTGCTGGTTCAACGGGTCTCCGGGCGACGCCGCAAGGCCTGGTTTTTTCCCGATGCCGCAGGTGTGGGGCTTTCGCATAATCCGTATACCTGGAATGACCTTATGCAGGCATCGGCGGGAATGAGCCGGATGGTCGTCGGCCTGGGCACACGGGCAGTAGATCGCACCCAGGATGACTCCGCCCGCATCGTGGCACATGATCACCCGACCCTCAGCCCCGATGAATCCCGGCAGCACCGGCTGGATGCACTGGACCTGCAGACCGGCAGATTGACGCAAATTCCACTGCGTAATCCCGACGCTCTGCAACTGCCGGAAATCCTGCTGGAACGTGACTGGCGTCGTGAGCGTATGGCCCGGCAGATGGGGATCACCAGTTCTGCTCGGATCGGACTGGAACAGGCACTCGGCAGCAGCGAACTGCCTGCCGTTCTGGAACAGATTGGCAAGGTCCTGGAACAGGAGTACGGTACCCCGGTGGAATATGAATACACGGCTCAGTGGTCTGCTACTGAACCAGGGAGCGGCTACTGGCAACTGAACATAGTACAGTGCCGCCCATTCCAGATTACCACGACGAATGGTGCAGAAACGACGCATGAGGTCTTTGACCAGCTGGAGTCAGACAGCATTCTGATTCGCTGCCCGGGACCGATAATCGGGCATGGGCGACACCAGCAAATCGATGCAATAGTGTGGATTGATCCGGAGAGCTACAGCAGTCTTGAGGAATCCCGGCGCTATGTCGAGGCCGAACGGCTTGGTCAATGTATTCAAACCCTGCGACAGCAAGGTAAACGGATCTTCCTGTTCGGCCCCGGGCGCTGGGGCACCAGCACCCCCTCTATGGGCGTACCGGCCCGTTTCGGGCACATCCGGGGTATCACTGCCCTGGGCGAGCTGGACTGGATGCACGACACCCTGTCCCCGGATCTCTCGCTTGGCACCCATTTCTTTCACGATCTGGTGGAGGAGGATGTACTGTATCTTGCGCTGCGGCGAAGTAGCAGCAGCATTAACTGGAATCGGCTGAACGAGGATGGGTACAGCTGGGAATCAGCCAGCCAGGGGCAGCATTCAGACAGCGTGCGCTGGTACTTTCCCCCAGATGATCAGGAAATGTGGCTGGCTGCCGACCCTGCCGCACGCGAACTGGCAATCTACCTGAAATAA
- the gdhA gene encoding NADP-specific glutamate dehydrogenase: MSYINDVLDQVNRRNSGEPEFMQAVEEVLHSLEPVIKQHPEYQKYRVVERIVEPERVIMFRVPWMDDQGEFRVNRGFRVQFNSALGPYKGGLRFHPSVNLSILKFLGFEQIFKNSLTTLQIGGGKGGSDFDPKGKSDNEVMRYCQSFMTELARHVGADTDIPAGDIGVGAREIGYMYGQYKRLANEFTGVLTGKSLNWGGSLIRPEATGYGSVYFASEMLATRGESFDGKTCVVSGSGNVAQFTTQKLTELGAKVVTLSDSSGSIYDPDGITPEKLQFVMELKNVRRGRIKEYADEFGAQYLEGQRPWSIPCDAAFPSATQNEIDGADAKALVKNGCTVVSEGANMPTNADGIKVFQDAGVLYGPGKAANAGGVATSALEMSQNAIRLAWSAEEVDTKLRGIMTDIHAAAADAAERYATKGNYVAGANIAGFLKVADAMLEQGLV; this comes from the coding sequence ATGTCTTATATTAATGATGTGCTGGATCAGGTAAACCGCCGGAATTCCGGTGAGCCTGAGTTCATGCAGGCTGTCGAGGAGGTGTTGCACAGCCTCGAGCCGGTTATCAAGCAGCATCCCGAGTATCAGAAGTACCGGGTGGTGGAGCGAATTGTGGAGCCGGAACGGGTGATTATGTTCCGGGTTCCCTGGATGGATGATCAGGGCGAGTTCCGGGTCAACCGCGGCTTCCGGGTGCAGTTCAACAGCGCCCTGGGCCCCTACAAGGGCGGGCTCAGATTCCACCCCTCGGTAAACCTGAGCATCCTCAAGTTTCTGGGATTCGAGCAGATCTTCAAGAACTCACTTACCACCCTGCAGATCGGCGGCGGTAAAGGCGGTTCTGATTTCGATCCCAAGGGGAAGTCAGATAACGAGGTCATGCGCTATTGTCAGTCGTTTATGACCGAGCTGGCGCGCCATGTTGGCGCCGATACCGACATACCTGCCGGTGACATCGGTGTCGGAGCACGGGAAATCGGCTATATGTACGGGCAGTACAAGCGCCTGGCGAACGAGTTTACCGGTGTGCTTACCGGAAAGTCCTTGAACTGGGGCGGCAGCCTGATTCGTCCCGAGGCAACCGGCTATGGCTCGGTATACTTTGCCAGCGAGATGCTTGCCACCAGGGGAGAATCATTCGACGGGAAAACCTGTGTGGTGTCCGGCAGCGGGAATGTTGCCCAGTTTACCACCCAGAAACTTACCGAGCTCGGTGCCAAGGTCGTTACCCTGTCGGATTCCTCGGGAAGTATCTATGATCCGGATGGTATAACTCCGGAGAAGCTGCAGTTTGTAATGGAGCTGAAAAATGTGCGGCGCGGACGCATCAAGGAGTACGCTGATGAGTTTGGTGCGCAGTATCTGGAGGGGCAACGCCCCTGGTCGATTCCCTGTGATGCCGCTTTCCCGAGTGCAACCCAGAACGAGATCGACGGCGCCGATGCCAAAGCCCTGGTAAAGAACGGCTGTACGGTTGTCAGTGAGGGTGCCAATATGCCCACCAACGCCGATGGGATCAAGGTGTTCCAGGATGCCGGCGTACTGTACGGCCCGGGCAAGGCCGCCAATGCCGGCGGGGTGGCAACCAGCGCGCTGGAGATGAGTCAGAATGCAATCCGGCTGGCCTGGAGTGCGGAAGAGGTCGACACCAAGCTGCGCGGTATCATGACAGATATTCATGCAGCAGCTGCGGATGCCGCCGAACGCTATGCTACCAAGGGCAACTATGTGGCCGGTGCCAACATTGCAGGCTTCCTGAAGGTTGCCGATGCCATGCTGGAGCAGGGACTGGTCTGA
- a CDS encoding sodium/glutamate symporter: protein MNVVLAFAWIGAALIAGKLLRNAVPVLKRLFIPSSILGGLLLLAVGPEVLGGFGLELFSGSVRDIWSGIPGFMINIVFAALFLGKTLPSLRDIWKKAGPQVAFSHTVAWGQYVVGLGVTSLILIPLFSVEPMFGTLIEIGFIGGHGTAAGLGETFAELGWAEGQDLALGVATLGVVLGIVTGIVLINWGVRGKHTEILGSTREAARDIRAAQEIHESMENDLVNRGQADEAQPQITEVESMEPLSFHLAYIGAAIGIGALILGALTWLEARFLLPLGWPVLIGHVPLFPIAMIGGIIVERLHHRFFTGVLDRVLIMRIQGTALDLLIVSALASLTLSALADAWLPLVILVSAGIAWTVIAFVFIAPRMMRTHWFERAIGDFGQSLGVTATGLLLMRIADPENKTPAFEAFGYKQLLFEPLVGGGIFTAVSAPLVFTFGLPVMLMVTAVILLFWLVIGLRLGRQPHT, encoded by the coding sequence ATGAATGTAGTATTAGCCTTTGCCTGGATTGGAGCTGCCCTGATTGCCGGAAAACTGCTGAGAAACGCTGTCCCGGTACTGAAACGACTGTTCATACCGAGTTCAATTCTGGGAGGACTGCTGTTACTGGCTGTCGGCCCGGAGGTTCTGGGAGGGTTCGGCCTCGAGCTGTTTTCCGGGTCGGTGCGAGATATCTGGAGCGGTATCCCCGGATTTATGATTAACATCGTCTTTGCGGCCCTGTTTCTGGGCAAAACATTGCCAAGCCTGCGAGATATCTGGAAGAAGGCAGGACCACAGGTCGCCTTTAGCCATACCGTTGCCTGGGGTCAGTACGTGGTTGGTCTGGGAGTAACCTCGCTGATCCTGATACCGCTGTTCTCGGTAGAGCCGATGTTTGGCACCCTGATCGAAATCGGTTTTATCGGCGGACACGGGACCGCTGCCGGACTGGGAGAGACCTTCGCCGAACTTGGCTGGGCTGAGGGCCAGGATCTGGCGCTCGGGGTAGCTACCCTGGGGGTCGTGCTGGGGATCGTAACCGGGATTGTACTGATCAACTGGGGCGTGCGCGGCAAGCACACCGAGATACTCGGCAGCACCCGTGAGGCAGCCAGGGATATCCGCGCAGCCCAGGAAATCCATGAGAGCATGGAAAACGACCTGGTAAACCGCGGACAGGCTGACGAAGCACAGCCACAGATTACCGAGGTCGAATCCATGGAGCCGCTGAGTTTCCATCTGGCGTATATTGGTGCGGCCATCGGCATCGGTGCATTGATCCTGGGTGCACTCACCTGGCTCGAAGCCCGTTTCCTTCTGCCGCTGGGATGGCCGGTACTGATCGGCCATGTACCGCTATTCCCGATAGCTATGATCGGCGGGATTATTGTGGAAAGGTTGCACCACCGATTTTTCACCGGGGTGCTTGATCGGGTACTTATTATGAGGATCCAGGGGACTGCACTGGATCTCCTGATTGTATCCGCACTGGCCAGCCTTACCCTGAGCGCCCTGGCTGATGCCTGGCTTCCCCTGGTGATTCTGGTTTCGGCGGGTATTGCCTGGACGGTTATCGCCTTTGTGTTTATTGCGCCCCGCATGATGCGCACCCACTGGTTCGAACGTGCCATCGGGGACTTCGGACAGTCGCTTGGGGTAACCGCAACCGGACTCCTGCTGATGCGCATCGCAGATCCGGAGAACAAAACCCCGGCGTTCGAGGCCTTTGGCTACAAACAGCTGCTGTTCGAACCCCTGGTCGGCGGGGGGATTTTTACCGCGGTCTCGGCGCCGCTGG